Proteins found in one Neurospora crassa OR74A linkage group II, whole genome shotgun sequence genomic segment:
- a CDS encoding aldose 1-epimerase: MRLHALLLPGAVSLATAKTIPSPDANGKYWLNTTHLSLAFIPYGASITNLILADKHGKPLDIVAGYDNATAYTLDAAHPHFGSVPGRYANRIKNSSFTLFPDSDSEGGQEGITYHVTPNENPTPSHPKGVDTLHGGPDGWDYRNFSVVAYDVPGSSITFRLVDPDGKEGFPGEVVSYITYTVSGNQWDINMVAIPTTKKTPIMLSSHTYWNLDGFELEDALDHELWMPFAGMRVGVDGILVPTGEILANERGGVNDFWSRPKNIGDALQKKGEKGLLEGNCGTGCTGYDNCYIHSLRSPPFDDWRQPSQMVARLSSPHSGIKLEVYSDQDAFQMYSCNQQKGDVPLKWTQGTDERRTIPKYGCVVLEVQDWIDGINHPEWGRTKKQVFAPGGDPYVLQARYVFGVDK, translated from the exons ATGCGTCTCCACGCTCTGCTCCTACCGGGGGCCGTCTCCCTCGCAACAGCAAAAACGATCCCCTCCCCCGACGCCAACGGCAAATACTGgctcaacaccacccaccTCTCCCTAGCCTTCATCCCCTACGGcgcctccatcaccaacctgaTCCTCGCCGACAAACACGGCAAGCCTCTAGACATAGTCGCCGGCTACGACAACGCGACCGCCTACACCCTAGACGCCGCCCACCCGCACTTTGGTTCCGTGCCCGGTCGTTATGCGAACCGAATCAAAAACAGCTCTTTTACTCTTTTTCCCGATTCCGATTCTGAAGGCGGACAAGAAGGAATAACCTACCACGTCACCCCCAACGAAAACCCCACCCCTTCCCACCCCAAGGGAGTCGACACCCTCCACGGCGGTCCAGACGGTTGGGACTACCGCAACTTTTCCGTCGTCGCCTACGACGTCCCCGGTTCATCCATCACGTTTAGGCTAGTCGATCCAGACGGCAAGGAAGGCTTTCCCGGGGAAGTAGTCAGTTACATCACGTACACTGTTTCCGGGAATCAATGGGATATCAACATGGTGGCGATCCCGACGACGAAAAAAACGCCCATCATGTTGAGCAGTCATACCTACTGGAACTTGGACGGGTTTGAATTGGAAGACGCGCTGGATCATGAGTTGTGGATGCCGTTTGCGGGCATGCGGGTGGGTGTGGATGGGATCTTGGTTCCCACGGGGGAGATCCTCGCGAATGAGAGGGGGGGTGTGAATGATTTTTGGAGTCGACCGAAGAACATTGGGGATGCTTTgcagaagaagggcgagaaAGGCTTGTTAGAGGGGAATTGTGGGACTGGGTGTACGGGTTATG ATAACTGCTACATTCATTCCCTCCGCTCCCCGCCCTTCGACGACTGGCGCCAGCCCTCCCAAATGGTCGCCCGTCTGTCCTCTCCTCATAGTGGCATCAAGCTCGAGGTCTACTCGGACCAGGACGCATTTCAAATGTACTCGTGCAACCAGCAAAAAGGTGACGTCCCCTTGAAATGGACTCAGGGCACGGACGAGAGAAGGACCATCCCCAAGTATGGATGTGTGGTGCTGGAAGTGCAGGATTGGATCGATGGTATCAATCACCCTGAGTGGGGACGGACAAAGAAGCAGGTCTTTGCTCCTGGGGGTGATCCATATGTTTTGCAGGCTAGGTATGTTTTTGGGGTTGATAAGTGA
- the vma-2 gene encoding vacuolar membrane ATPase 2: MADPRVPSSYNVTPRIRYNTVGGVNGPLVILDNVKFPRYNEIVTLTLPDGTQRSGQVLEARGNRAVVQVFEGTSGIDVKKTKVEFTGESLKLGVSEDMLGRIFDGSGRAIDKGPKVLAEEYLDINGSPINPYAREYPQEMISTGISAIDTMNSIARGQKIPIFSAAGLPHNEIAAQICRQAGLVQRQGITNKGVHDGHEENFSIVFGAMGVNLETARFFTRDFEENGSLGRTTLFLNLANDPTIERIITPRLALTTAEYYAYQLEKHVLVILTDLSSYCDALREVSAAREEVPGRRGFPGYMYTDLSTIYERAGRVAGRNGSITQIPILTMPNDDITHPIPDLTGYITEGQIFVDRGLHNRGIYPPINVLPSLSRLMKSAIGEGMTRKDHGDVSNQLYAKYAIGRDAAAMKAVVGEEALSNEDKLSLEFLDKFERSFIAQGPYESRTIFESLDLAWSLLRIYRKDMLNRIPKKIIDEFYSRSAADRKGKGKDKPTTKDTRDTAAPEEENLIDA; the protein is encoded by the exons ATGGCCGACCCCCGGGTACCGTCGTCATACAACGTGACGCCTAGAATCCGCTACAACACCGTTGGTGGTGTCAACGGCCCTctcgtcatcctcgacaAT GTCAAATTCCCTAGATACAACGAAATCGTCACATTGACCCTCCCCGATGGAACGCAACGCTCCGGTCAGGTTTTGGAGGCGCGAG GAAACCGCGCCGTCGTCCAG GTCTTCGAGGGTACTTCCGGCATCGATGTGAAGAAG ACCAAAGTCGAGTTCACCGGCGAAAGCTTGAAGCTTGGTGTATCAGAGGACATGTTGGGCCGTATCTTTGATGGTTCCGGCAGGGCGATCGACAAGGGTCCCAAGGTGTTGGCCGAGGAATATCTCGACATCAACGGCAGTCCTATTAACCCCTACGCCAGA GAATACCCTCAAGAAATGATCTCGACGGGTATCTCTGCCATCGACACCATGAACTCCATCGCTCGTGGTCAAAAGATTCCCATCTTCTCGGCCGCCGGTCTGCCTCACAATGAAATTGCTGCCCAGATTTGCCGACAGGCCGGTCTCGTCCAGCGCCAAGGTATTACGAATAAGGGTGTGCACGATGGTCACGAAGAGAACTTTTCGATTGTCTTTGGTGCCATGGGTGTCAACTTGGAAACCGCCCGTTTCTTCACGCGCGATTTCGAGGAGAACGGCAGTTTGGGCCGcaccaccctcttcctcaacctTGCCAACGACCCGACCATCGAGCGTATCATCACCCCCCGTCTCGCCCTCACGACGGCCGAGTACTACGCCTACCAGCTCGAGAAGCACGTCCTGGTCATCCTTACCGATCTCTCGTCATACTGCGATGCTCTTCGTGAGGTCTCGGCTGCTCGCGAAGAAGTACCCGGTCGTCGTGGTTTCCCGGGTTACATGTACACAGATTTGTCGACCATTTACGAGCGTGCCGGTCGTGTGGCTGGCCGCAACGGTTCTATCACGCAAATTCCCATTCTCACAATGCCCAACGACGATATTACCCATCCCATTCCCGATTTGACGGGCTACATTACCGAGGGTCAGATTTTCGTCGACCGAGGTCTCCACAACCGTGGTATCTACCCTCCCATCAACGTGCTGCCCTCTCTCTCGCGTCTGATGAAGTCGGCCATTGGTGAGGGCATGACCCGCAAGGATCACGGTGATGTGTCGAACCAGCTGTACGCCAAGTACGCCATTGGTCGTGATGCCGCGGCCATGAAGGCTGTGGTTGGTGAGGAGGCCCTGTCGAACGAGGACAAGCTTTCTCTCGAGTTCTTGGACAAGTTTGAGCGCTCGTTCATTGCCCAGGGTCCTTACGAGTCTCGCACCATCTTTGAGTCTCTGGATCTTGCGTGGAGCTTGCTCCGGATCTACCGCAAGGACATGCTCAACCGTATCCCCAAGAAGATCATCGACGAGTTCTACTCGAGGTCTGCGGCTGAccgcaagggcaagggcaaggacaagCCTACCACCAAGGATACCAGGGACACGGCGGcgcccgaggaggagaaccTGATTGACGCATAA
- a CDS encoding peptidyl-prolyl isomerase cwc-27, with protein sequence MSAIYNLEPQPTASAIIHTTQGEIAVELFAKQTPLTCRNFLQLALDGYYDNTIFHRLIPGFIVQGGDPSGTGHGGESIYDNGALSGDLDPWPMDQRRGKNAGPHGVNFKDEFHSRLKFNRRGLLGMANEGAPDTNSSQFFFTLGKADELTGKNTMFGRVAGDTIYNLAKIGEAEVEEGGERPLYPIKITRIEILINPFDDMQKREKKPRPQQISRPTPAEKKQKKRKGGKQLLSFGDEVGDEDGEELPLPKKPKFDTRIVADLDQDDSSKQSASKKSSAKRDAKPVANDVPKREEKPEPKPVKESRRSPSPQPVAQKKEQPPKKHYSEHSSPEPEEPKKKSLLEKTNEEIAALKASMKRTIHSEPVKQEKKKSALEQLIPDTAIRGRKRRPGASSNPTREEQEALDLLKSFKAKIETAPPEKNAAQPAVNPDVEDGEQDGQADEEKVCDLHFIANCQSCKAWDKVEDNEDSGDEGWMSHKLSFAADKLGKDLSYRKKAEEELVVIDPLAKARTLKEEKKATRDAKTGGSSRAWDRGRRDRH encoded by the coding sequence ATGTCGGCCATCTACAACCTCGAGCCGCAACCGACGGCATCTGCGATTATTCACACAACACAGGGCGAGATTGCCGTCGAGTTATTCGCGAAGCAAACACCATTGACATGCCGAAACTTCCTGCAGCTTGCACTCGACGGTTACTACGACAACACCATCTTCCACCGCCTGATCCCTGGTTTTATCGTTCAAGGTGGTGATCCCAGCGGCACCGGTCATGGAGGAGAGTCGATCTACGATAATGGCGCGCTCAGCGGTGACCTCGACCCATGGCCGATGGACCagagaaggggaaagaatGCGGGACCTCATGGCGTCAACTTCAAGGACGAGTTCCACTCGCGTCTCAAGTTCAACCGCAGAGGTCTCTTGGGTATGGCGAACGAAGGGGCACCAGACACCAACAGCAGTCAGTTCTTCTTTACGCTCGGCAAAGCGGACGAGCTGACGGGGAAAAATACCATGTTCGGTCGAGTGGCCGGCGACACGATTTACAACTTGGCAAAGATCGGAGAGGCCGAGGTGGAAGAGGGCGGTGAGCGGCCCCTATATCCCATCAAGATCACGCGTATCGAGATCCTCATCAACCCCTTCGATGACATgcagaagagggagaagaaaccCAGACCACAGCAAATTTCTAGGCCCACTCccgccgagaagaagcagaagaagaggaaaggcgGCAAGCAGCTACTCAGCTTTGGCGAcgaggttggtgatgaggatggagaagagcttcctcttcccaagAAACCCAAGTTTGATACCAGGATCGTGGCGGATCTTGACCAAGACGATTCAAGCAAGCAAAGCGCCTCGAAAAAGTCATCTGCCAAAAGGGACGCCAAACCAGTGGCAAACGATGTACCAAAACGGGAAGAAAAGCCAGAGCCAAAACCAGTAAAGGAAAGCAGGAGGAGTCCAAGCCCACAGCCGGTTGCTCAGAAGAAAGAGCAGCCGCCCAAGAAGCACTACAGCGAGCATTCGAGCCCAGAACCTGAAGAacccaagaagaagtccCTCCTTGAAAAGACGAATGAAGAGATCGCGGCACTCAAAGCGTCAATGAAAAGGACGATCCATTCAGAGCCAGTAaagcaggagaagaagaagtcggcTCTGGAGCAACTGATACCGGATACAGCCATCCGCGGGAGAAAGCGCCGGCCAGGTGCAAGTAGCAATCCCACCCGGGAAGAGCAAGAGGCTTTGGACCTGCTCAAGTCTTTCAAGGCAAAGATTGAGACGGCTCCACCAGAGAAGAATGCGGCCCAGCCCGCGGTGAATCCAGATGTAGAGGATGGCGAACAAGACGGTCAAGCAGACGAGGAAAAAGTGTGCGATCTTCACTTTATTGCTAACTGTCAAAGCTGCAAGGCCTGGGACAAGGTGGAGGACAATGAGGATAGCGGTGATGAAGGTTGGATGTCTCACAAGTTGAGTTTTGCTGCTGACAAGCTCGGGAAAGACCTCAGTTAccggaagaaggcggaggaagagttGGTGGTTATTGATCCTCTGGCGAAAGCTAGGACGctcaaagaggagaagaaggccacgCGAGATGCCAAGACGGGAGGCTCTTCAAGAGCTTGGGACCGGGGAAGACGGGACCGACACTGA
- the hsf-1 gene encoding heat-shock transcription factor-1, with translation MLPSYAAMSSPNPRKRPAPGASPVVPLPLQQMPQQFTPGPADQVFRWNNPPDAAAAPLNSFGMISTQAPFPQPIPAPSTALARRPPSRALVTTNQFNGTTDTWASFSDDAAYPLGHNVPPMDEHDNIERLEEMAQRAKREAQAKRKQIPPFVQKLSSFLDESRNTDLIRWSDKGDSFIVLDEDEFAKTLIPELFKHNNYASFVRQLNMYGFHKRVGLSDNSMKASERKNKSPSEYYNPYFRRGHPNLLWLINKPKSGGKGNKPNKTTPKAEGEADSEEDAGGEDPYAGQNYSSAQVGRGSSGAGEVGPLHKKDLVAVKSQLDRLQQQQVAISSLLQKIRAEHTTLFQQALTFQNQHERHENSINAILNFLANVFRKSLEEQGGTQSVQDLLASIIPNAQVHNQNQMPQANVVDLGGFVNHQVHNNTSMGTPKRQQRLLPPIPQQGVAKVHSLASSASPAPVHPQYQAQQMGSVTELFDTTPGDSPSSTFMKNKLQNNPQEGMMKLIQDTNAVSASGGVDLPDMATKTHVNALSNDQRNKMLSIMAGNLPSTNGSSPAPSPTVPAVPTPTATMPPVSTIPTVPVTTAAAPPTPVVPNHAAPNALSPALGSMPPPPPFPSYSHEELDALQRLQEEQASQIDRLTSLLGPLSPSGRIPGIDEHGNPNSAAGYFDSTDIEQYLNDNAFSDPAYEFSGLPGANGTGDGASDFNFNLDDGFDLTNPTHTGATPTPNGGTATTAGTSNTGGLSVPGGGFDSGRIFEHNSPVNTPSPSAATEEISKNDLESPERDPKRRRKG, from the exons ATGCTTCCGTCTTACGCCGCCATGTCTTCTCCTAACCCGAGAAAGAGACCGGCCCCGGGCGCCTCGCCTGTTGtgccccttcctcttcagcaGATGCCGCAACAGTTCACTCCCGGCCCAGCGGATCAGGTGTTCCGGTGGAATAATCCCCCAGACGCAGCAGCGGCACCTCTCAACTCGTTTGGAATGATCTCCACGCAAGCACCGTTTCCGCAGCCTATTCCAGCACCTTCCACTGCCCTCGCGCGGCGCCCGCCAAGTCGGGCCCTTGTCACCACCAATCAGTTCAACGGGACGACCGACACCTGGGCCTCATTTAGTGACGATGCTGCCTATCCCCTGGGGCATAACGTGCCTCCAATGGATGAGCACGACAACATTGAGCGCCTCGAAGAGATGGCGCAGCGTGCCAAGCGGGAAGCGCAGGCCAAGAGAAAGCAGATCCCGCCTTTTGTCCAGAAACTGAGCAG CTTCTTGGATGAGTCTAGGAACACGGACCTCATCCGCTGGTCTGATAAGGGTGACTCTTTCATCGTccttgatgaagatgagtTCGCCAAGACCCTCATCCCGGAGCTCTTCAAACATAATAACTATGCCTCGTTTGTGCGGCAACTCAACATGTATGGTTTCCACAAGCGAGTAGGCCTTTCGGATAACTCGATGAAGGCATCTGAAAGGAAGAACAAAAGCCCAAGCGAATATTACAATCCTTACTTTAGGCGTGGTCACCCCAACCTTCTGTGGCTGATCAATAAACCCAAGAgtggaggaaagggaaacaaGCCAAACAAAACCACGCCCAAGGCCGAGGGAGAGGCGGACAGCGAGGAGGATGCCGGTGGCGAAGACCCATACGCTGGTCAGAACTACTCGTCAGCCCAAGTCGGACGTGGTTCTTCGGGTGCTGGTGAGGTTGGCCCGTTACACAAGAAGGACCTGGTAGCAGTCAAGTCTCAACTAGATCGGctacaacagcaacaggtTGCCATCTCCAGCTTGCTACAAAAGATTCGAGCTGAACATACGACCTTATTCCAGCAGGCCCTCACGTTTCAAAACCAGCATGAACGTCACGAGAATTCGATCAACGCCATTCTTAACTTTCTTGCTAACGTGTTTCGAAAGTCGCTGGAGGAGCAAGGAGGGACGCAGAGCGTGCAGGATCTCTTGGCAAGCATCATCCCTAACGCTCAGGTTCACAATCAGAATCAAATGCCCCAGGCAAATGTGGTCGACCTCGGCGGCTTCGTCAACCATCAAGTCCACAACAATACGTCCATGGGAACACCGAAGCGTCAACAGCGTCTCCTGCCCCCTATCCCCCAGCAGGGTGTAGCCAAGGTGCACTCGCTTGCCTCATCAGCCTCTCCTGCCCCAGTCCATCCCCAATATCAAGCGCAGCAGATGGGCTCCGTCACAGAACTCTTCGACACAACGCCGGGAGACAGCCCATCTTCCACATTCATGAAGAACAAGCTACAAAACAACCCTCAGGAGGGGATGATGAAGCTCATTCAGGACACGAATGCTGTGAGCGCCTCCGGAGGTGTTGATCTACCAGATATGGCGACCAAGACGCATGTGAATGCCCTAAGCAACGACCAGCGCAACAAAATGCTCAGCATCATGGCCGGAAACCTTCCCTCGACTAACGGTTCGTCACCGGCCCCAAGCCCTACAGTACCTGCCGTGCCTACCCCAACAGCGACGATGCCGCCAGTTTCCACCATCCCCACGGTACCTGTtaccactgctgctgctcccccTACCCCTGTCGTCCCCAACCACGCTGCACCGAACGCGCTTTCTCCTGCCCTCGGCtccatgccgccgccgccaccattCCCCAGCTACTCCCACGAGGAGCTGGACGCCCTTCAACGGCTCCAGGAGGAACAAGCCAGCCAGATCGATCGGCTTACGAGCTTGCTCGGTCCGTTGAGTCCCTCCGGTCGCATCCCCGGTATCGACGAACACGGCAACCCTAACAGCGCCGCCGGGTACTTTGACAGCACTGACATTGAGCAATACCTCAACGACAACGCCTTTTCCGATCCTGCTTACGAATTTTCCGGGCTACCCGGCGCCAACGGAACCGGCGACGGCGCTAGCGACTTCAACTTCAATCTCGACGACGGCTTCGATCTGACGAACCCTACACACACCGGCGCCACTCCCACTCCGAACGGTGGTACTGCCACAACAGCCGGCACCTCCAACACTGGCGGCCTCTCCGTTCCCGGCGGCGGGTTCGACTCGGGAAGGATATTCGAGCACAACTCCCCTGTCaacaccccctccccctcggcTGCAACGGAGGAGATCAGCAAGAACGATTTGGAAAGCCCTGAGCGCGATCCgaagaggcggaggaagggctAG
- a CDS encoding peptidyl-prolyl cis-trans isomerase-like 3 has protein sequence MSVTLHTTLGDLKIEIFCESVPKTAENFLALCASGYYNASPFHRMIPSFMVQTGAPANPSPPENPKGGRSIYGPTFEDEIRPVLRHNERGIVSMANKGPNTNGSQFFILFDKAPHLDGLNTVFGKLIGDESLQTLAKLEGLEVDKKNRIKEEVRIERVTVHANPLAK, from the exons ATGTCTGTAACACTCCACACAACACTCGGCGATCTCAAGATTGAGATCTTTTGCGAAAGCGTCCCCAAAACAGCAGAA AACTTCCTAGCACTCTGCGCCTCCGGATACTACAACGCTTCCCCCTTCCACCGTATGATCCCCTCCTTCATGGTGCAAACCGGCGCACCCGCCAACCCTTCCCCGCCCGAGAACCCCAAGGGCGGCCGGTCCATTTACGGCCCGACCTTCGAAGACGAGATCCGGCCAGTGCTGCGACACAACGAGCGGGGCATCGTCAGCATGGCCAACAAGGGGCCCAACACCAACGGATCTCAATTCTTCATTTTGTTCGACAAGGCCCCGCATCTGGACGGGCTGAACACGGTGTTCGGGAAGTTGATTGGAGACGAGAGCTTGCAGACGCTGGCAAAGCTGGAGGGATTGGAGGTGGATAAGAAGAATCGgatcaaggaggaggtgagaATCGAAAGGGTTACGGTGCATGCTAATCCGCTGGCCAAGTGA
- a CDS encoding arrestin domain conatining protein, translating to MNALVAQYAPATVRISGPPNSSFLVGYPGISATLPRIVGKVEIRPSAGFSAPVSVSMVRICLQRRETIHPAAESMAKRHLGTPRRETVDLVGKEVLLFRCVSGKEAESVIAMDLPFQIFIPYGRGGEEINRRIPPASLQLPSRIAETYYELVVTVQQGQSTQNRYTFPIPIQRYDTLSTFGMYNRPESKVVTADSIVTLGISLPKWSYGPLDPITVFIKLAPNPDMMNKAKKVTINKITLAIEEEITFNPEGDEPTKKVNKIAKHTQPVGVKLTETGYVTNLGLVFPARDLRDPDGIVKRGKPGFPMYEVTSFTTSSTLYKIEFFLSIKAHMNSARDITLRQPIVICPMDQQACRDEMDAIEQAAKDASKVDPNNPMLPDRVIVRSNERDAIRHLGLCEVGGVKKMLIE from the exons ATGAATGCATTAGTTGCCCAATATGCTCCGGCCACGGTGAGGATATCGGGACCACCCAACAGCAGCTTTCTGGTGGGCTACCCCGGTATCTCTGCCACGTTG CCAAGAATAGTAGGGAAAGTCGAGATCCGACCAAGCGCTGGCTTTTCCGCACCCGTCAGCGTATCCATGGTGCGCATCTGCCTCCAGCGACGAGAAACCATACACCCTGCTGCCGAGAGCATGGCGAAACGACATCTCGGCACACCGCGACGCGAAACCGTGGACCTGGTGGGCAAAGAGGTGCTGCTATTCCGGTGTGTATCGGGGAAAGAGGCGGAGAGCGTAATAGCAATGGACCTGCCGTTCCagatatttataccctatggccggggaggagaggaaatAAATCGTCGAATTCCGCCTGCGAGCTTGCAACTGCCCAGCCGAATCGCCGAAACATACTACGAGCTCGTGGTTACTGTCCAACAAGGCCAAAGCACACAAAACAGATACACCTTCCCCATACCAATACAGCGATACGATACCCTTTCGACATTTGGAATGTACAACCGGCCCGAAAGCAAGGTTGTCACGGCGGATAGCATCGTGACCTTGGGCATCTCACTACCAAAATGGAGCTATGGGCCATTAGATCCAATAACAGTCTTTATCAAGCTGGCCCCAAATCCGGACATGATGAACAAGGCAAAAAAGGTTACGATAAATAAGATAACATTGGCCATCGAGGAGGAAATCACATTCAACCCCGAGGGCGACGAACCAACCAAGAAAGTCAACAAGATCGCAAAGCACACACAACCAGTAGGGGTCAAGTTGACCGAGACCGGCTATGTCACAAACTTGGGGCTTGTCTTTCCGGCGCGAGATCTACGAGACCCCGACGGCATTGTCAAGCGCGGAAAACCCGGGTTTCCCATGTACGAAGTTACGAGCTTTACGACGTCATCAACATTGTACAAGATTGAGTTCTTTTTGAGCATAAAA GCACACATGAACTCTGCAAGGGACATAACTCTACGACAACCGATCGTTATTTGCCCAATGGACCAGCAAGCGTGTAGGGATGAGATGGACGCGATTGAGCAAGCAGCAAAGGATGCATCCAAGGTCGACCCAAACAATCCGATGCTCCCGGACCGAGTCATTGTCCGATCCAACGAGCGAGATGCGATACGGCATCTCGGGCTTTGCGAGGTGGGAGGAGTGAAGAAGATGCTGATCGAGTGA